In Juglans regia cultivar Chandler chromosome 13, Walnut 2.0, whole genome shotgun sequence, the following proteins share a genomic window:
- the LOC109010817 gene encoding heat stress transcription factor A-1b-like translates to MADANDAGSSTTATTNPLPPFLKKLYAMVDDPETDSVVSWSNGDNSFVVWNPHEFASKLLPKHFKHNNFASFIRQLNTYGFKKVDSDRYEFANVKFLRGQTHLLKSISRRKPVHVPGQQPTEVPSSSVGACVEVGKFGLEEEVKRLERDKNALMQELVRLRQHQQATDHQLLSVGQRVQLMEQRQQQMMSFLAKAMHSPGLLAQFVQQQNESNRNITGVNKKRRLQSQEKESVAGEGRTNAPDGQIIKYQPSMNEAAKALLQQILKMNGSPRVEPLMNNPGAFLIDDAPSSHAFHGGSSSGQVSGVTLSEVPPNSGQPFMPVESGFPVKSPSTAISEIQSSSYMVPDHATAAGFPNIDVYNSGEETILPDFSELQGIMPESTSEILDMNFVGSETGNASYVDPMSVVLDATTPMKTEALSPESDVEALLDEIPVLPGINDTFWEQFLTGSPLTEDADEINSSSLAGGVTMDHELPIGEKNNWDKIQYMDHLTEQMGLLASKTGIA, encoded by the exons ATGGCAGATGCTAATGATGCGGGGTCGTCCACGACGGCGACTACGAATCCATTGCCTCCGTTTCTGAAGAAGCTCTACGCCATGGTGGACGACCCGGAGACCGACTCGGTTGTGTCTTGGAGCAACGGCGACAACAGCTTTGTGGTTTGGAACCCGCACGAGTTCGCCTCCAAGCTTCTGCCCAAGCACTTCAAGCACAATAACTTCGCTAGCTTCATCCGGCAGTTGAATACTTAC GGTTTTAAGAAGGTGGACTCAGACCGTTATGAATTTGCAAATGTGAAGTTTCTAAGAGGTCAAACACACCTTTTGAAAAGTATCAGTAGGAGGAAACCAGTTCATGTACCCGGTCAACAACCAACTGAAGTGCCGAGCTCCTCAGTTGGGGCATGTGTTGAGGTAGGGAAGTTTGGGCTGGAGGAAGAGGTTAAAAGACTTGAAAGGGACAAGAATGCTCTTATGCAGGAACTTGTTAGGTTGAGGCAGCACCAGCAAGCAACTGATCACCAGTTGCTGAGTGTGGGACAACGTGTGCAGCTAATGGAGCAGAGACAGCAACAAATGATGTCTTTCCTTGCAAAGGCTATGCATAGTCCCGGCTTATTAGCCCAGTTTGTACAGCAACAGAATGAAAGCAATAGGAACATTACTGGAGTGAATAAAAAAAGGAGACTCCAAAGTCAGGAAAAAGAAAGTGTAGCTGGTGAGGGTCGCACTAATGCTCCCGATGGACAGATTATCAAGTACCAGCCTTCAATGAATGAGGCAGCTAAAGCACTGCTGCAGcagattttgaagatgaatggATCTCCTAGGGTGGAACCATTGATGAACAACCCTGGTGCATTCCTTATTGATGATGCTCCTTCTTCCCATGCATTCCATGGTGGAAGTTCCTCGGGTCAAGTTTCGGGAGTGACCCTTTCTGAGGTTCCACCTAATTCTGGACAGCCTTTTATGCCAGTAGAGTCAGGATTTCCTGTTAAATCCCCATCTACTGCCATTTCAGAGATTCAATCTTCCTCCTACATGGTGCCTGATCATGCTACAGCAGCTGGATTCCCAAATATTGATGTTTATAATTCTGGAGAAGAGACTATTTTGCCTGACTTCTCTGAACTGCAAGGAATCATGCCAGAAAGCACTTCTGAAATCCTTGATATGAACTTCGTGGGGTCCGAGACTGGGAATGCAAGTTATGTGGATCCAATGTCTGTTGTTTTGGATGCGACAACGCCCATGAAAACTGAAGCTCTTTCTCCAGAAAGTGATGTGGAGGCCCTGCTTGATGAGATCCCAGTACTTCCAGGCATTAACGATACTTTCTGGGAACAATTCCTTACAGGGAGCCCGCTCACTGAGGATGCAGATGAAATTAATTCGAGTTCATTAGCTGGTGGTGTGACCATGGATCATGAGTTACCCATAGGAGAGAAGAACAACTGGGACAAGATTCAGTATATGGATCATCTTACTGAACAGATGGGGCTTCTTGCATCTAAGACTGGAATAGCCTGA
- the LOC109010828 gene encoding syntaxin-22-like, translating into MRSGDLEAGGPPRHQQLQQQQDPSQALASGIFQINTAVSSFSRLVNSLGTPKDTLELRDRLYKARLHIGGLVRDTSAKLKQASGTDQHLEVSAAKKITDAKLAKDFQSVLKEFQKVQKLAVEREATYAPFVPKEGLPSSSDAHEREDMSSSRSPERQALILESKRQDQVVLVDEIILNQAIIEETEQGITEIQQQLIEINEILKDLAFLALNT; encoded by the exons ATGCGCTCCGGAGATCTTGAGGCTGGCGGGCCACCACGACACCAACAGCTACAACAGCAGCAAGACCCTTCTCAGGCCTTGGCTTCTGGGATTTTCCAAATCAACACCGCCGTGTCTTCCTTTTCTCGCCTTGTCAATTCCCTTGGCACTCCCAAGGACACTCTCGAACTCCGTGACCGGCT GTACAAGGCAAGGTTACACATTGGGGGGTTGGTGAGAGATACTTCAGCTAAACTTAAACAGGCTAGTGGAACTGACCAGCATTTGGAAGTTAGT GCTGCCAAGAAGATCACTGATGCTAAGCTTGCAAAAGATTTCCAGTCGGTTCTTAAGGAATTTCAGAAGGTTCAAAAGCTTGCAGTTGAGAGGGAAGCAACGTATGCTCCTTTTGTCCCCAAAGAAGGTCTTCCATCAAG TTCTGATGCCCATGAGCGGGAGGATATGAGTTCATCTCGGTCTCCCGAACGACAGGCTCTTATTCTAGAATCCAAAAG ACAAGATCAGGTCGTACTGGTGGATGAGATTATACTTAATCAAGCCATTATAGAAGAAACAGAGCAGGGGATCACAGAAATTCAGCAACAGCTAATTGAGATAAATGAGATTTTGAAGGATCTCGCGTTCCTGGCCCTGAACACCTGA